In Hymenobacter sublimis, a single genomic region encodes these proteins:
- a CDS encoding 2-phosphosulfolactate phosphatase yields MSSSRLPTLDICFSPELLPVFNLQGRVAVVVDILRATSSIVTALAQGVTHLVPFSELADCQAMAAEGYLTAAERDGQQAAGVDLGNSPFGYLNGVVPVRGRGVAITTTNGTRALHLSAAAEEIVVGAFLNIGAVAEHLRQVGKDVVIVCAGWKGNFCLEDTLFGGALAARLQADFQTTDSDATLAALDLWALAQPDPAAYLLKSSHVRRLNYLEAHKDMEFCMRQDEYAVVPVFRNGQITSLPK; encoded by the coding sequence ATGTCATCCTCCCGTCTCCCCACTCTCGACATCTGCTTTTCGCCTGAGCTGCTACCTGTGTTCAATCTGCAAGGTAGGGTAGCAGTAGTGGTGGATATTTTGCGCGCTACTTCTTCCATTGTAACGGCGCTGGCTCAGGGCGTTACCCACTTGGTGCCGTTCAGCGAGCTGGCCGACTGCCAGGCTATGGCGGCCGAGGGTTACCTCACGGCCGCGGAGCGCGACGGGCAACAAGCAGCCGGCGTGGACCTGGGCAACTCGCCCTTCGGCTACCTCAATGGGGTAGTGCCCGTGCGCGGCCGCGGGGTCGCCATTACTACCACCAACGGCACCCGCGCCCTGCATCTATCGGCCGCCGCCGAGGAAATTGTGGTGGGCGCGTTCCTGAACATCGGGGCCGTGGCGGAGCATCTGCGGCAGGTGGGGAAAGATGTGGTAATAGTGTGCGCCGGTTGGAAGGGTAACTTTTGCCTGGAAGATACCTTGTTCGGAGGAGCCCTGGCCGCCCGCCTGCAGGCCGATTTCCAAACCACGGACTCCGATGCCACCCTGGCCGCCCTTGATTTGTGGGCCCTGGCCCAGCCTGATCCGGCGGCCTACCTGCTCAAATCTTCACACGTACGACGCCTAAACTACCTGGAGGCCCACAAAGACATGGAGTTTTGCATGCGCCAAGATGAATACGCGGTAGTGCCCGTGTTTCGGAATGGGCAAATAACGAGTCTGCCGAAGTAG